From the genome of Capricornis sumatraensis isolate serow.1 chromosome 17, serow.2, whole genome shotgun sequence, one region includes:
- the ZMAT5 gene encoding zinc finger matrin-type protein 5 → MGKRYFCDYCDRSFQDNLHNRKKHLNGLQHLKAKKLWYDMFRDAAAILLDEQNKRPCRKFLLTGQCDFGSSCRFSHLSERGLQELSVQAEEERRAREWPLDVAELPEVRLEDWLEKRAKRLSSTPSSRAEPVRATVFQYPVGWPPVQELPPSLRAPPPGGWPLQPSVQWG, encoded by the exons ATGGGGAAGCGTTACTTCTGCGACTACTGCGACCGCTCCTTCCAGGACAACCTCCACAACCGCAAGAAGCACCTGAATGGGCTGCAGCACCTCAAGGCCAAGAAGCTCTGGTATGATATGTTTCGAG ATGCAGCTGCCATCTTGCTGGATGAGCAGAACAAGAGGCCCTGCCGGAAGTTTCTACTGACAG GTCAGTGCGACTTTGGCTCCAGCTGCCGCTTCTCCCACCTGTCCGAGCGAGGCCTGCAGGAGCTGAGCGTCCAGGCGGAGG AGGAGAGGCGGGCCAGGGAGTGGCCGCTGGACGTTGCCGAGCTTCCTGAGGTCCGCCTGGAGGACTGGCTGGAGAAGCGAGCCAAGCGGCTGAGCTCCACCCCAAGCAGCAG GGCCGAGCCCGTGAGAGCCACCGTGTTCCAGTACCCCGTGGGTTGGCCGCCAGTCCAGGAGCTGCCTCCGTCCCTGCGGGCACCCCCTCCTGGGGGGTGGCCCCTGCAGCCCAGTGTCCAGTGGGGCTga